From Calothrix sp. PCC 6303, a single genomic window includes:
- a CDS encoding nodulation protein NodZ has product MTTSNKFVVCKGSSGMGNRILAACTAVLYSQITGRNLIIDWRDGSYSEEGLNSFFSFFDYPDGAQIEELIKPGSVYPSMWSNNLNKSFGSLKQELGISDESISFDVSKADYKEDILVFCSYTHKIHQMRTLFNGEFEHLKSLDYRAIIQLILNSNFSLKDDIYRSIETFKSTNFGSKTVGVHVRYTDIKIPLDKLIQATKKVIHKNHSDCVFLSTDAQEVIQIFKQEFDRVVITPKWFPQPGERMHQNWNSCPDRIKNGVEALTDLYLLADCDDLVFSSESSFGYVASILSKAKKDHLHDVKIVSLVDKFKAKARTLISQN; this is encoded by the coding sequence ATGACAACATCCAATAAATTTGTGGTTTGTAAAGGTTCATCGGGGATGGGAAATCGAATTTTAGCTGCTTGTACTGCCGTTCTATATAGTCAAATTACAGGTCGTAATTTGATTATAGATTGGAGAGATGGCAGTTATTCAGAGGAGGGGCTAAATTCTTTTTTCTCGTTTTTTGACTATCCCGATGGAGCGCAAATAGAGGAACTAATAAAACCCGGTTCCGTTTATCCTAGCATGTGGTCTAATAATCTAAACAAATCCTTTGGTAGCTTAAAACAAGAACTAGGTATTTCCGATGAGTCAATATCCTTTGATGTCTCTAAAGCTGATTATAAAGAAGATATTTTAGTGTTTTGTTCTTATACACACAAAATTCATCAGATGAGAACTTTATTTAATGGTGAATTTGAACATTTAAAATCTTTAGACTACCGAGCTATTATCCAATTGATCTTAAATTCTAATTTTTCATTAAAAGACGATATCTATAGATCAATTGAAACATTTAAATCTACTAATTTTGGTTCTAAAACAGTTGGGGTTCATGTTAGATATACAGATATAAAGATACCTTTAGACAAACTGATTCAGGCTACTAAAAAAGTTATTCATAAAAACCATTCTGATTGTGTTTTCTTGTCTACTGATGCTCAGGAAGTCATCCAAATTTTTAAACAAGAATTTGATCGTGTTGTAATTACTCCAAAATGGTTTCCTCAGCCTGGAGAACGAATGCATCAAAATTGGAACTCTTGCCCTGATAGAATTAAAAATGGAGTAGAAGCTCTAACAGATCTTTATTTGCTAGCAGACTGTGATGATTTAGTCTTTTCTTCTGAATCTTCCTTTGGTTATGTTGCTTCAATTTTGAGTAAAGCCAAAAAAGATCATCTTCATGATGTGAAAATAGTCTCTTTGGTGGATAAGTTCAAAGCAAAAGCGAGAACTCTAATTTCTCAAAACTAA
- a CDS encoding Hfq-related RNA-binding protein, translating to MLTEFDTSLPSVRQVQNLIKDTGLVEIKLLTGDVLTGKILWQDIQCLMLADESGQKVTIWKHAIAYLKPQG from the coding sequence ATGCTGACAGAATTTGACACCTCATTACCAAGCGTTCGCCAAGTCCAAAACCTGATTAAAGATACGGGTTTAGTGGAAATCAAGCTGCTAACAGGGGATGTCCTCACAGGGAAAATTCTTTGGCAAGATATCCAGTGTCTGATGTTAGCCGATGAAAGCGGTCAAAAAGTCACTATTTGGAAACATGCGATCGCATACCTGAAGCCGCAGGGTTAG
- the dapF gene encoding diaminopimelate epimerase: protein MAIKFTKYHGLGNDFILIDNRSTKTPIVTPQQAVELCDRHFGIGADGVIFALPAENDTDYAMRIFNSDGSEPEMCGNGIRCLAAFLADLEGGNRTSDKYRIHTLAGVITPQLMPEGLIRVDMGEPHLLAGEIPTTLATAEEKVVEQTLEVAGKTWQVTCVSMGNPHCITFVDDVDALALAEIGPQFETHPVFPKKTNTEFIQVVERDYLKMRVWERGAGITLACGTGACASLVAGVLTGKCDRIATVELPGGCLEIEWSEIDGRVYMSGPAERVFTGTV, encoded by the coding sequence ATGGCAATCAAATTTACTAAGTATCACGGGTTGGGCAACGATTTCATATTGATAGATAATCGTTCCACCAAGACCCCAATCGTTACTCCACAACAAGCGGTTGAATTATGCGATCGCCATTTTGGAATAGGTGCTGATGGTGTGATTTTTGCTCTCCCGGCAGAAAATGATACTGACTACGCAATGCGGATTTTTAATTCCGATGGCTCAGAACCAGAAATGTGTGGGAATGGAATTCGCTGTTTAGCTGCGTTCCTAGCCGATTTGGAGGGAGGAAACCGTACTAGTGACAAATACCGTATTCATACCTTAGCAGGGGTAATAACGCCCCAATTAATGCCGGAAGGATTAATTCGAGTTGATATGGGTGAACCCCATTTGTTAGCTGGGGAAATTCCTACGACTTTAGCGACTGCTGAGGAAAAAGTTGTAGAACAAACCCTGGAAGTTGCTGGGAAAACTTGGCAAGTCACCTGTGTGAGTATGGGGAATCCTCACTGTATTACTTTTGTGGATGACGTAGACGCGTTAGCGTTGGCAGAAATTGGTCCTCAATTTGAAACACACCCAGTATTTCCGAAAAAAACTAACACCGAATTTATTCAAGTGGTAGAGCGCGACTATTTGAAAATGCGGGTATGGGAACGTGGTGCTGGTATAACTTTAGCATGTGGTACAGGTGCCTGTGCTTCCTTAGTGGCAGGTGTGCTGACAGGAAAGTGTGATCGCATTGCTACTGTAGAACTTCCTGGAGGGTGTTTAGAAATCGAATGGTCAGAAATCGATGGCAGAGTTTATATGTCAGGACCAGCCGAGCGGGTATTTACTGGTACAGTTTAG
- a CDS encoding contractile injection system tape measure protein, producing the protein MSQQRHIIGRTLLELDTKQLADVWSLQEDVSRLFQQQGLEEIARLFDQLVGDEEVVRLDQLVVEIGSIDRRFLADEFIHKLLAALRETLSDRLRQLSMYHRLTDRLLHQLANDKIICDGTGADWEIFLYFLQYGRLPWWCSNHSWQSWLPRWEALVQSDTNWQQDLRKLLINYPATQQRLVEQLPESFRHQLILQLQPAWMTWHTLLIQAKQLIQSLQLSRDAGRYLERQAWLLLLGEIGADNAPTRPFPATWTCRWLDQLVHNWEQGAGSRAAGEDIFWQRLRTNIDAVSSGERSLWLSAYNQVLKATTSPASENSPVRPQTDWEVFLYFLQYGRLPWGQKSEDYQDWFPRWETVIQTETAWQIPLRELLMNNVATRQRLITQLPENLRHQLILQLQPAWTNWYTLLAQAKQLMQSLNLRSDTPTESFHDRFQQLETLAWELLLAEIRADKTSLSPLPAATWTSNWLAQLVQNWRLKPVEQGAGEEILWQKLGTSIYAMSPGERSLWLNAYNQVLNIADMATTTAAPQNSPAHPQTDWQVLLYFLESGSLPSKEASADLQDWFPRWETVIQTETAWQMPIRELLRNNVATRQRLVTQLPESLRHQIVLQLQPTWTNWHTLLAQAKQLMQSLNLRTDRLMDQAWLLLFAEIGTDNTALRPLPTEIWTQKWLVQLVQIWLETPEFNRLSETSVPVEQVELTQEKPFDSPEITSQVLSQNLRTTIGTFPKAEHFPWLSTLEQILINTSSIISLSGNLRETPIFESDRNSILSSDEEAAGLYITHAGLVLLHPFIRLYLEAVGLWDGESFRDESAQQTAIYLLHYLATKQIDAPEYELVLPKLLCGWSLNQPVVRGLDLQSAALEEGEKLLQTVITYWQTLKSTSPDGLREGFLQREGKLTRNGDGNWKLQVEQQAIDILLGSLPWGLSMVTLPWMEGLLVVEWH; encoded by the coding sequence ATGAGCCAACAACGTCACATAATTGGACGAACTTTACTAGAACTCGACACCAAGCAACTTGCTGATGTATGGAGTTTACAGGAAGATGTGAGTCGCTTGTTTCAGCAGCAGGGTTTGGAGGAAATAGCGCGTTTGTTCGACCAATTGGTAGGAGATGAAGAAGTAGTACGATTAGATCAACTGGTGGTGGAAATTGGCTCCATCGATCGCCGTTTTTTAGCAGATGAATTTATACATAAATTACTAGCTGCTTTGAGGGAGACTTTAAGCGATCGCCTACGGCAGTTGTCTATGTACCATCGCTTGACGGATCGGTTACTGCACCAGTTAGCAAACGACAAAATTATCTGCGATGGCACTGGTGCAGATTGGGAGATATTCCTGTACTTTTTACAGTATGGGCGATTGCCTTGGTGGTGTTCAAATCACAGTTGGCAATCTTGGTTGCCGCGCTGGGAGGCATTAGTACAAAGTGATACTAACTGGCAACAAGATCTGCGTAAATTACTTATAAATTATCCCGCCACACAACAGCGTCTAGTTGAGCAGCTACCAGAATCCTTCCGGCACCAGCTAATATTGCAGTTACAGCCAGCCTGGATGACTTGGCACACCCTACTGATCCAAGCAAAACAATTGATACAGTCCTTGCAATTGAGCAGGGATGCTGGGCGATACTTAGAGCGGCAAGCTTGGCTACTGCTGCTAGGGGAAATTGGTGCTGATAACGCACCGACAAGACCATTCCCCGCTACCTGGACTTGCAGATGGTTAGACCAACTGGTGCATAACTGGGAGCAGGGGGCAGGGAGTAGGGCGGCAGGGGAGGACATTTTTTGGCAAAGGCTACGCACTAATATTGATGCGGTGTCTTCTGGGGAAAGAAGTCTGTGGTTGAGTGCCTATAATCAGGTGCTAAAAGCAACGACTTCGCCAGCGTCCGAGAATAGCCCAGTGCGTCCTCAAACAGATTGGGAAGTATTCCTGTATTTTTTACAGTATGGTCGTTTACCTTGGGGGCAAAAATCAGAGGATTATCAAGACTGGTTCCCCCGTTGGGAAACTGTCATCCAAACTGAAACCGCTTGGCAGATACCTTTGCGGGAATTACTGATGAATAATGTAGCAACACGACAAAGATTAATTACTCAGTTACCAGAAAATTTACGACATCAGTTGATATTGCAGTTACAGCCAGCTTGGACGAATTGGTACACCCTGCTAGCACAAGCTAAACAATTAATGCAGTCTTTGAACCTAAGAAGCGATACTCCTACGGAGTCGTTTCACGATCGCTTCCAGCAATTAGAAACATTAGCTTGGGAACTACTTCTAGCTGAAATCCGTGCAGATAAGACATCGCTAAGTCCCTTACCTGCCGCAACTTGGACTTCTAACTGGCTAGCCCAACTCGTGCAAAACTGGCGATTGAAGCCAGTGGAACAGGGGGCAGGGGAGGAAATTCTTTGGCAAAAGCTAGGCACTAGTATTTATGCAATGTCTCCTGGAGAAAGAAGTCTGTGGTTGAATGCCTATAATCAGGTGCTAAATATAGCAGATATGGCAACGACTACGGCAGCGCCACAGAATAGCCCAGCCCATCCTCAAACAGATTGGCAAGTGTTACTGTACTTTTTAGAATCTGGTAGTTTGCCTAGCAAGGAAGCATCAGCAGATTTGCAGGACTGGTTCCCCCGTTGGGAAACTGTCATCCAAACTGAAACCGCTTGGCAGATGCCAATACGTGAATTACTTAGAAATAATGTAGCAACACGACAAAGATTAGTCACCCAGTTACCAGAAAGTTTACGACATCAGATCGTATTGCAGTTACAGCCAACTTGGACGAATTGGCACACCCTGCTAGCACAAGCTAAACAATTAATGCAGTCTTTGAACCTAAGAACCGATCGCTTAATGGATCAAGCGTGGCTGTTACTTTTCGCTGAAATTGGCACAGATAACACAGCACTGAGACCTTTACCAACAGAGATTTGGACTCAGAAATGGCTAGTCCAGTTAGTCCAAATCTGGCTAGAAACACCAGAATTTAATCGATTAAGCGAAACTTCTGTTCCTGTTGAACAAGTCGAATTAACACAAGAAAAACCTTTTGATTCTCCAGAAATCACAAGCCAAGTCTTATCCCAAAACCTACGTACTACTATTGGCACATTCCCCAAAGCTGAACATTTCCCTTGGTTGAGCACCCTCGAGCAAATCCTAATAAATACATCAAGTATCATTTCCCTATCGGGAAACTTGCGGGAAACTCCTATTTTTGAGAGCGATCGCAACTCTATATTATCAAGCGATGAAGAAGCTGCGGGACTGTATATTACCCATGCGGGACTGGTTTTGTTGCATCCGTTTATACGCTTATATTTGGAAGCAGTCGGACTATGGGATGGCGAATCTTTTCGAGACGAATCGGCACAACAAACGGCAATATACTTACTGCATTACCTAGCGACTAAGCAAATTGATGCACCCGAATATGAACTGGTGTTACCAAAATTACTCTGTGGCTGGTCGCTAAATCAGCCAGTGGTGCGGGGGTTAGATTTACAATCAGCAGCACTAGAAGAAGGTGAAAAACTATTACAAACAGTTATTACTTATTGGCAAACCCTGAAAAGCACTAGTCCCGATGGATTGCGGGAAGGTTTTTTACAACGGGAGGGTAAACTCACACGTAATGGAGACGGAAACTGGAAACTCCAAGTGGAACAACAGGCGATTGATATTTTGCTGGGTAGCCTGCCCTGGGGACTAAGTATGGTAACTTTGCCCTGGATGGAGGGACTTTTGGTTGTGGAATGGCACTAA
- the xisF gene encoding fdxN element excision recombinase XisF, producing the protein MHDDMGEKWFYARVSTFEQQEDRQALQKQLDRGKNGGCVRFYWDIQSRSTEVRDGLQQLICDLKLTSKGAVSELLVTRIDRIGSSSKLFYGLLEVLRSKAIKLVALDQMIDTESLGGELTIDVLLAASKFEVKMLSSRVAAERKLRMVQRKSHRFAPLGWKVKSDRYIKDEAWCVSLLDGKRSFRAWELAAFIFQVFEQCGSVRKTCNSLNEMFGVAGKVSSRLPKEGHKNFIDANNLETLEYSPSKKKSYQRYPWASLQWSPSGLLNFLVNPVHCGGTQFDVTKTGGAGRKVNHFDDRSVNWDTHEGIITREQHEHIKRIIRGNAQNRWAGDERVNPFANLLKCSRCGGSLTRMSGQLNRGGQHVHYFRCTYFPLGRCDAAKSIRSDRLDNQIVDLLIQEATRLAGMVDLETDKQDEPAEVKELRETLSGLEKMAYNLFVEKAMMEIRNQIASILSLHEASTKRNLVVREEITRMFRDRDFWDTRTPEDKKRILTRLVRRIVVDTVRVVRIEFL; encoded by the coding sequence ATGCACGATGATATGGGCGAGAAGTGGTTCTATGCAAGAGTGTCAACTTTCGAGCAACAAGAGGATAGGCAGGCGCTTCAGAAACAGTTAGATCGTGGAAAAAATGGGGGATGTGTACGCTTTTACTGGGATATCCAATCACGTAGTACAGAAGTGCGCGACGGACTGCAACAGTTGATCTGTGATTTAAAATTAACGTCTAAAGGTGCAGTTAGCGAACTACTTGTAACAAGAATTGACCGTATTGGCAGTTCGTCAAAACTATTTTATGGTCTTCTGGAGGTTTTAAGGAGCAAAGCGATTAAACTGGTGGCACTCGACCAAATGATAGATACCGAAAGTCTGGGAGGGGAACTGACGATCGATGTATTGCTGGCTGCTTCAAAGTTTGAGGTAAAAATGCTGTCTAGTCGTGTTGCCGCAGAACGGAAATTGCGAATGGTGCAGCGTAAAAGCCATAGGTTTGCACCTTTGGGGTGGAAAGTTAAGAGCGATCGGTATATCAAGGACGAAGCGTGGTGTGTGTCCCTGTTGGACGGGAAACGCAGTTTTAGAGCTTGGGAATTAGCCGCGTTTATTTTCCAGGTGTTCGAGCAGTGTGGTAGCGTGCGAAAAACCTGCAACAGTTTAAATGAGATGTTTGGTGTTGCTGGTAAGGTTTCTTCTCGATTACCAAAGGAAGGACATAAAAACTTTATAGATGCAAACAATTTAGAAACACTAGAGTATTCACCTAGCAAGAAGAAAAGTTATCAAAGGTATCCCTGGGCAAGTTTGCAGTGGAGTCCATCTGGTTTATTAAATTTCCTTGTAAATCCTGTCCATTGCGGGGGAACCCAATTTGATGTAACTAAGACTGGAGGGGCTGGTAGGAAGGTAAATCATTTTGATGATCGCTCTGTAAATTGGGATACCCATGAGGGGATTATTACCCGCGAGCAGCACGAACATATTAAGCGTATCATTCGAGGCAATGCCCAAAACCGATGGGCTGGTGATGAACGAGTTAACCCTTTTGCAAACTTGTTGAAATGTTCTCGGTGTGGTGGTTCTTTAACTCGAATGTCTGGACAGTTAAACAGAGGTGGACAACATGTCCATTATTTCCGATGTACTTATTTTCCCCTAGGTAGATGCGATGCTGCAAAGTCAATACGTAGCGATCGCCTGGATAATCAAATAGTTGATCTATTGATCCAAGAAGCCACACGCCTAGCTGGTATGGTGGATTTAGAGACAGACAAACAAGATGAACCAGCAGAAGTTAAAGAACTGCGGGAAACATTGTCTGGGTTAGAAAAAATGGCATACAATCTTTTTGTCGAAAAAGCGATGATGGAGATCCGCAACCAAATCGCCAGCATACTTAGCCTCCACGAAGCCAGCACAAAACGTAATTTAGTTGTGCGGGAAGAAATAACACGGATGTTCCGCGATCGTGATTTTTGGGATACCCGCACCCCAGAAGATAAAAAACGCATACTAACCAGACTGGTTCGTCGCATCGTTGTTGATACTGTCCGTGTCGTGAGAATTGAGTTTCTGTAG
- a CDS encoding DUF4157 domain-containing protein, whose amino-acid sequence MKTNENQKSTNHQPAAQKPFFGATPDHAFFSAERAASPPFFQPKAISSSAIQAKSATSEAEGINQPLVQQMPAFESEITANGEVHRKQDNSPASPIQAKLTIGEPGDKYEQEADRVASQVVEQINAPVSAQSTQEQSLQRQEEPKEELQAKPEITTLQRMEEKPEELQAKSTLQRQGEPEEELQAKPEITTLQRMEEKPEELQAKSTLQRQGEPEEELQAKPEITTLQRMEEKPEELQAKSTLQRQEAIAGGEASTDLDTAINSARGGGQPLDTGLQRSMGQSMGADFSGVRVHTDTQSDQLNQSIQAKAFTTGQDVFFRQGAYEPGSPGGQELIVHELTHVVQQGGGAVRRSSLPPQPLPQYPATAIPSASASDLPLQVKGAKTDDRPDSSVEQHPNKTGMPDALKAGGESLSGHSLDDVRVHYNSAKPAQLQALAYTQGTEIYVAPGQEKHLPHEMWHVVQQAEGRVKPTMQLQDGVAINNDKGLEYEADVMGAKAQMMRDTAPFSLATASPKTGKRATVQRVGEEKQDFNLAKTPDSKQYNEGENLFKEALVALRVLRRKRKDEIFASVTTGTKPVEGYSEAYGGGLKNLKNIELLKTTKQFNSPAPHLSLQANQVFYQGTKEGEATELPIPILVATLTKRTFQTLAKRPDKANRDVLSSGETDKHYVHDDRNVPTRRYAYVEKNYWQFMEFMARNKLEGRYQNFFRAANSGVGRPDVRGVRKSESKLIRGENDRKPLTNDQLAVLHQWKGSGLQQRGLSLTSTPRKGETIGNSGDNFRTNTGVRLTIDLARIPQGTDNPVLINHYAHSGVKDSKQPVTKVEKDYSYINSVLKNRELFLEFVKPEWIVNIEYHDDKGERKFQQSDKGADAMMDAARSGTGYDKFADGFAAQIASTALSDTDKDNPDYKAGVEFANEYNRGYKKGEAEVEVKPEGGHVDPLSQIGDFNPKKQKDVFAIGRIHGRVRRSKPTTLAQIWS is encoded by the coding sequence ATGAAAACCAACGAGAACCAAAAAAGCACAAATCATCAGCCAGCAGCACAAAAACCTTTTTTCGGGGCTACGCCAGATCATGCTTTTTTCTCGGCAGAAAGGGCAGCATCTCCACCATTTTTCCAACCCAAGGCAATCTCATCATCAGCCATTCAAGCTAAATCTGCTACCAGCGAGGCAGAGGGGATAAATCAGCCATTAGTACAACAAATGCCCGCCTTTGAAAGCGAAATCACGGCGAATGGAGAGGTACACAGAAAGCAGGACAACTCGCCAGCATCACCGATCCAGGCAAAGTTAACCATTGGCGAACCCGGAGACAAGTACGAGCAAGAAGCGGATCGGGTGGCATCCCAGGTAGTAGAACAAATCAATGCACCAGTTTCAGCCCAGTCAACACAAGAACAATCATTACAGCGTCAGGAAGAACCGAAAGAGGAATTGCAGGCAAAACCTGAAATTACAACGCTGCAAAGGATGGAAGAAAAGCCGGAGGAACTTCAAGCTAAGTCAACCTTACAGCGTCAGGGAGAACCGGAAGAGGAATTGCAGGCAAAACCTGAAATTACAACGCTGCAAAGGATGGAAGAAAAGCCGGAGGAACTTCAAGCTAAGTCAACCTTACAGCGTCAGGGAGAACCGGAAGAGGAATTGCAGGCAAAACCTGAAATTACAACGCTGCAAAGGATGGAAGAAAAGCCGGAGGAACTTCAAGCTAAATCAACCTTACAGCGTCAGGAAGCGATCGCAGGTGGGGAAGCATCAACGGATTTGGACACCGCTATTAACAGTGCCAGGGGTGGTGGGCAACCCTTAGATACGGGTTTACAACGGTCAATGGGGCAATCGATGGGAGCAGATTTTAGTGGGGTAAGGGTGCATACGGATACTCAATCTGACCAGTTGAATCAATCTATTCAGGCGAAGGCGTTTACGACGGGGCAAGATGTGTTCTTTCGTCAAGGTGCGTATGAGCCAGGGAGTCCCGGAGGGCAGGAGTTGATCGTCCATGAGTTGACGCATGTGGTACAGCAGGGTGGGGGGGCGGTGAGGCGATCGTCTTTACCACCACAGCCGTTACCGCAATACCCTGCCACCGCCATCCCATCGGCATCGGCAAGCGATCTCCCGCTCCAAGTAAAAGGCGCTAAGACAGACGATCGCCCAGATTCATCCGTGGAACAGCACCCCAACAAAACGGGTATGCCCGATGCTCTCAAAGCAGGGGGAGAAAGCCTATCAGGACATTCGTTAGATGATGTCAGGGTTCATTATAATTCGGCTAAACCCGCTCAATTACAGGCACTTGCTTATACCCAAGGCACAGAGATTTATGTCGCTCCTGGACAAGAGAAACACTTGCCTCATGAGATGTGGCACGTCGTCCAGCAAGCGGAGGGTCGCGTAAAGCCGACGATGCAGTTGCAGGATGGGGTTGCGATTAATAATGACAAAGGACTGGAGTATGAGGCGGATGTGATGGGAGCGAAGGCCCAAATGATGCGCGATACTGCGCCGTTCAGCCTCGCTACTGCTTCGCCAAAGACGGGCAAGCGTGCAACCGTCCAAAGGGTGGGCGAAGAAAAGCAGGACTTTAACCTGGCAAAGACCCCTGATTCTAAACAATATAACGAGGGCGAAAATCTCTTTAAGGAGGCACTTGTCGCACTGCGAGTATTACGGAGGAAGCGCAAAGATGAGATATTTGCGTCGGTCACTACCGGGACTAAACCCGTCGAAGGATATTCGGAGGCTTATGGCGGCGGACTCAAAAACCTAAAGAATATCGAATTGCTAAAAACAACTAAGCAGTTCAACTCTCCAGCACCACATTTAAGCCTCCAAGCCAATCAAGTGTTTTACCAGGGGACTAAGGAAGGCGAAGCCACTGAATTGCCGATACCAATCCTAGTCGCAACCCTTACCAAGAGGACTTTCCAAACCTTGGCGAAGCGTCCCGATAAAGCTAACCGCGACGTTCTTAGCAGTGGCGAAACGGACAAGCACTATGTCCACGATGATCGAAATGTCCCTACTCGTCGCTATGCCTATGTAGAAAAGAACTATTGGCAGTTTATGGAGTTCATGGCGAGGAACAAGCTTGAGGGCCGCTATCAAAACTTCTTCCGTGCGGCGAACTCTGGCGTTGGGCGTCCAGATGTTCGGGGCGTGAGAAAGAGCGAATCTAAGCTGATTCGGGGAGAAAATGACCGGAAACCTCTCACTAATGATCAACTCGCTGTGCTGCACCAGTGGAAGGGGAGCGGACTACAGCAGCGCGGGTTGAGCCTAACCTCGACACCGCGAAAGGGTGAAACGATCGGCAATTCCGGCGATAACTTCCGCACCAACACCGGTGTTCGCCTCACCATCGATCTTGCGCGCATACCGCAGGGAACTGATAATCCAGTCCTGATCAATCATTATGCACATTCCGGGGTCAAGGATAGTAAGCAACCTGTCACCAAAGTGGAAAAAGATTATTCTTATATCAATAGTGTGCTTAAGAATCGCGAACTGTTTCTGGAGTTTGTGAAACCGGAATGGATCGTCAATATCGAATACCACGATGACAAAGGTGAACGAAAATTTCAGCAGTCAGATAAGGGTGCCGATGCGATGATGGACGCGGCACGATCTGGCACGGGCTACGACAAATTTGCTGACGGCTTTGCAGCGCAAATCGCTAGCACAGCATTGAGCGACACGGACAAGGATAACCCCGACTATAAAGCGGGTGTGGAATTCGCCAACGAATATAATCGTGGGTACAAGAAAGGGGAAGCTGAGGTGGAGGTCAAGCCGGAGGGTGGTCACGTAGACCCGTTGTCGCAAATTGGAGATTTTAACCCGAAGAAACAGAAAGACGTTTTTGCTATCGGACGAATCCACGGCAGAGTTAGGCGGAGCAAGCCCACTACCCTTGCTCAGATCTGGTCTTAG
- a CDS encoding type II toxin-antitoxin system Phd/YefM family antitoxin, producing the protein MQFVSATEAKQTFAAVIEKAQREPITIRKQNRDVAVIMSMEDYQRITRINIQEFQQFRENIGREAQERGLTEDKLNELLSNE; encoded by the coding sequence ATGCAATTTGTTTCAGCTACAGAAGCCAAGCAAACCTTTGCCGCAGTCATCGAAAAAGCACAACGTGAACCGATTACTATCCGTAAACAAAATCGTGATGTTGCAGTTATTATGTCCATGGAAGATTATCAACGCATCACTCGGATTAATATTCAGGAATTTCAACAATTTAGAGAAAATATTGGACGAGAAGCTCAAGAACGTGGTCTAACGGAAGACAAGTTAAACGAACTTTTAAGTAATGAGTAA
- a CDS encoding putative toxin-antitoxin system toxin component, PIN family, giving the protein MRLVLDTNVLISATLAPNSIPAKVLNWGEDNGVILYSDATLAELLSVLGRSKFAKYIDADNIEGLSRRIKTTWVSVAILKQIKLCRDAKDDKFLELALNGDATHLITGDTDLLILHPIQNIPIINPRTFLDEIIDFPG; this is encoded by the coding sequence ATGCGCTTAGTTCTTGACACCAATGTATTAATAAGTGCTACTTTAGCGCCTAATTCAATTCCAGCAAAGGTTTTAAACTGGGGAGAAGACAATGGTGTTATTTTATATTCTGACGCTACGTTAGCAGAACTATTATCTGTTTTGGGGCGATCAAAATTTGCCAAATATATTGATGCTGATAACATTGAGGGCTTATCTAGACGGATTAAAACCACATGGGTTTCTGTCGCAATTTTGAAGCAAATAAAATTATGTCGAGATGCTAAAGATGATAAATTTCTCGAATTGGCTTTGAATGGTGATGCAACTCATCTGATTACAGGGGATACAGATTTGCTGATCCTACATCCGATTCAAAATATTCCTATTATCAATCCACGCACTTTTTTGGATGAAATAATTGATTTTCCTGGGTGA
- a CDS encoding carbohydrate-binding protein, giving the protein MLSTSVNTTNLKNRNELKSLFKNNTHLSVTHFHELIISLLNKKEDKFHGVWKPGQSYQKGDVVHYQGVLWEMIAEQEICAKGGEEPGKNNSWKSQLRELEQKVDKIRLDLETLSKEFTEYKQQMDLRWQQLLKYLTLLSFGIAIALVWLLGSAIYHIFLAG; this is encoded by the coding sequence ATGTTAAGTACATCTGTGAATACAACGAACCTGAAAAATCGTAACGAGCTCAAGAGTTTATTTAAAAACAATACTCATTTGTCGGTGACGCATTTTCATGAATTGATTATTTCGCTGCTAAATAAAAAAGAGGATAAATTTCATGGGGTTTGGAAACCTGGACAATCCTACCAAAAGGGTGATGTTGTCCATTATCAAGGTGTACTCTGGGAAATGATCGCTGAACAGGAAATCTGCGCTAAGGGTGGAGAGGAACCAGGTAAAAATAATAGCTGGAAATCACAGCTTCGGGAACTGGAACAGAAAGTAGATAAAATACGCTTGGATTTGGAAACCTTGAGTAAGGAATTTACTGAGTATAAACAGCAGATGGACTTGCGGTGGCAACAATTACTGAAATACCTGACCTTGTTGAGTTTTGGAATTGCGATCGCACTTGTGTGGTTGCTTGGTAGTGCGATTTATCACATTTTCTTAGCAGGATAA